The DNA sequence TGCGCCACTGCGTCCGCCCACGCTTCGTCACCGAAGGCATCCTTGTGACGCTCGTAGATCGGCTGGAGATCCGCCCCAGACTTGTGCCCCGCATGCGCCGCGTGATACTCGCGCGAGACGTCCTCGAGGAACGCCTCGGCGCGCGTACGCAGCGGGTCGGCGTGCGTCACGCCGCCGGCACCTTTGTGCTTTCCGCCGTCGAAATATCCGACGCGAGGTACCGCCCAATCACTTCCGCCACCTGCCCCGTGCCGACGCGAATCTGCCCCATATCGTCGCGGAAGCGGATGGTCACCGAATCGTTCGTCGCCGATTCCGGATCGATCGTAATGCCGAACGGCGTGCCCGCTTCGTCCTGCCGGCGGTACCGGCGGCCAATGGCGCCAGCGTCGTCGTAGAACACAGGGAACTTCTTGCGTAGCGAGGCCGCCAGCTTCTCGGCCATCTCGGGCTGCCCGTCTTTCTTGGTGAGCGGAAAGACGCCGGCTTTGATCGGGGCGAGCGCCGGGTGAAAGCCAAGTACGGTGCGTCCTTCGGTTTCGCCTGGCACCGCTTCTTCGCGCATCGCATTCACGAGAATCGCCAGCGTCACGCGATCGGCGCCCACCGACGTTTCCACCACGTGCGGGATGTACTTGCGGTTCGCGACCTGATCCACGTATTCGAGCCTCTTTCCAGAGGCTTCCTGATGGCGACCCAAGTCAAAGTCCGAGCGGTGGTGCACGCCTTCGATTTCCTGAAAGCCGAGCGAGCCACCAAAGTCGAACTCAATGTCGAACGCGGCCTTGGCGTAGTGCGCGAGTTCTTGTTCGGTGTGCTGATGGAAGTGCAGCCGGTCGCGCGTCAGTCCGAGCGAGAGGTGCCACTCCATGCGCTGAGCCTTCCAGTACTCGAACCACTCCATATCCGTCTGCTTGCCTTCTGCGGCGACCGGGTCGACGAAGAACTGCATCTCCATCTGCTCGAACTCGCGCGTGCGGAAGGTGAAGTTTCCGGGCGTGATTTCATTGCGGAACGCCTTGCCAATCTGCGCAATGCCAAACGGCACCTTCTGGCGCGTCGCCTGCTGCACGTTCAGGAAGTTCACAAAAATTCCCTGCGCCGTTTCCGGCCGCAGGTAGACGGTGGACGCCGACTCTTCCACCGGTCCCATGAACGTCTTGAACATCAGGTTGAACTGCCGCGGCTCGGTGAGTTGGCAGTCGCCGTGCTCGCCGGGTTTCTTGCTCGGCTTTCGCGGGCACACGGCGTCACCGATTTTGTCGGCACGGAATCGCGCTTTGCACGCCTTGCAGTCCACCAGCGGGTCCGAGAAGCCGCTCACGTGACCGCTGGCCTCCCACACCTTGGGATGCATGAGGATCGACGCGTCGAGCCCTTCGACGTCGTCGCGCTCGCGCACCATCGCCTGCCACCAGCGCGCTTTGACGTTGTTCTTGAGCTCGACGCCGAGCGGGCCGTAGTCCCACACGGACCCGGTGCCGCCGTAGATCTCGGAGGATTGAAAAATGAAGCCGCGTCGCTTGGCCAGCGACACGAGTTTGTCCATCACATCTGGGTAGGAAGACATAGCTGAAATCTCGCTCCGGGAGGGGGGTTCTGACCACCCCGGAAGCCCTCGGGTTTGCGCGCATCCCCGGCCTGCACCAGCTTCAGGCTGGTAACCAGCCGTTCACCCGCCTCCAACGTGTGAGTCCGACTATGCTGTTCCGTCGCTTTTTCGCCGCCGCCACCCTCGCGGCCGTGCTCTCCTCCGTGGCTCTGGCCCAGCGGGCGCAGTCTAAGCCCCTCGACCGCGCCAACCTCGACACCACCTGCGCCCCCTGCACCGACTTCTACCAGTTTGCCAATGGCAGCTGGCTGGGCAAACAGACGATCCCTCCCGACAAGTCGGGGCTTGGGGCCTTTGGCATGCTCGGCGACAAAAATCAGGAGGTCGTCCAGCACATTGTGGATGACGACGCCAAGCTGGTGCGCGGCGGCGAGACCAAAGCCGGCACCAACGAATGGAAAATCGGCACTTTCTACATGAGCTGCCTCGACACCGTGGCCATGGAAAAGGCCGGCTTCAAGCCGATCAAGGCGCACCTCGATGCCATCGCGGCCATCAAAAGTACCGATGACGTGGTGAAGACCTTCGGCCTCCGCGGCGCGGGTGGTGGTGGCGGACGTGGGGGCGGCGGCGGACTCGCGCCCTTCTCCCTCGGGCCGTCCACCGATCCCCGCAACAGCAAGATGGTGATCGTCTCCGCCAATCAGGGCGGTCTCGTCCTCAATCGCGAAGACTACCTCGGCACCAACGAGCGGGCCGTCAAGCGCCGCGCCGATTACGTCGAGCACGTTGCGCGTACGCTCAAACTGCTGGGCGAGAATGACGCCCAATCGAAGGCCAGCGCGGCCTCGATCCTCGCGCTCGAGACATCGCTCGCGAAAATCTCGATTCCGCAGGCCGACATGCGCGACCCCAACTCCACCTATCACAAGATGGCGCTCGCCGAGTTCGGCAAGATGACGCCGCATCTGGATTGGGCGCGCTATATCAAGCAGCAGGGCGGCAAGAACGTCGGCGACGTGAACGTGCGCACCCCCACCTTCTTTACCGCGCTCGACTCGCTCCTCCCCGCCACTGGCGTGGAGGACTGGAAAGCGTATCTCCGCTGGCATGCCACCAACAGTGCGATGGCCTCGCTCAGCGGCGCCTTCCGCGCTGAAGCGTTCCATTGGCAACAAATCACGAGCGGCGTCCTCCAGCAGGAATCGCGCGTGAAGATGTGCGCCGCCGCCACCAGCGGCGCGCTCGGAGAGGCCGTGGGGCAGGACTGGATCAAGCGCAACTTCACCCCCGAGGCCAAGGCACGCGCCACCAAGATGGTGGACAACCTCGTCTCCGCCCTGCGTGACCGCATCAAGGGGCTCGATTGGATGAGCGAAGTCACCAAGGTGCAGGCGGTCGCCAAACTCGACGCCTTCCTGCGGAAGATTGCGTATCCCGACAAGTGGCGCGATTACTCGACGCTCGAGATTAAAACAGGCTCGTACTACGACAATCAAAAAGTCGTGGGCGAGTGGAACTCCGAGCGCAGCTGGAAGCGCGTAGGGCACGCGCCGGATCGCGCCGAGTGGAGTATGACGCCGCCGACTGTGAACGCGAGCTACAGCTCGTCGCTCAATCAGATTCAGTTCCCTGCGGGCATTCTGCAGCCGCCATTCTTTGACGCCAAAGCCGACGATGCCGTCAACTACGGCGCCATCGGCGCCGTGATCGGCCACGAAATGACCCACGGCTTCGACGACTCCGGCCGGCAGTTCGATGCCACCGGCAATCTCCGCGATTGGTGGACGCCAGAAGATGCGGCCAAATACAAATCGGCAGCGCAGCTCGTGGTGGAACAGTTCAACGGCTATACCGTGGTCGACGATCAGTCCCACGTGAACGGTCGCCTCACCCTCGGCGAGAACATTGCCGACCTCGGCGGACTCACGGTCGCGTACTTTGCCATGCAGAAAGCCAACGGGAACAAGCCCAAAGCAAAGATCGACGGCTTTACCCAGGAACAGCGCTTCTTCCTCGCGTGGGCGCAAATCTGGCGCGGACTGCAGCGCCCCGAAGCCGAGTTGCAGAACCTCAAGACCAACCCGCACTCGCCTGGCAAATGGCGTGTGGACGGCCCGCTGGCCAACATGCCGGAGTTCAAGGCGGCATTTGGGTGCAAAGACGGCGACGCGATGGTGCGGCCCGAATTGATTCGCGCGAGGATCTGGTAATGCGCGTCTTCAACTTCAGTCCCGGCCCCGCAGCGTTGCCCGTCGAGGTGCTGGAACAGGCCCGTGCCGAAATGCTCGACTGGCATGGCACCGGCATGTCCGTCATGGAAATGAGTCACCGCGGCAAGGCGTTTATTTCGATTGCCGAACAAGCGGAAGCCGATCTGCGCGAACTGCTCGCGGTGCCGGCGAACTACAAAGTGTTGTTCGTGCAGGGCGGCGCCACCATGCAATTCGCCGCCGTGCCGCTGAATCTCTCGGCGGCCGGTCAGACGGTGGACTACGTCAACACGGGCGCGTGGTCGAAGAAGGCGATGAGCGAGGCCAAGCGCTACGCGGCGGTGCATGTTGCCGCCGACGCGGGCGAACCGTACGCGTCGATTCCCGACGTCGCCTCGTGGTCGCGGTCGCCTGATGCCGCGTACCTGC is a window from the Gemmatimonadota bacterium genome containing:
- a CDS encoding glycine--tRNA ligase, producing MSSYPDVMDKLVSLAKRRGFIFQSSEIYGGTGSVWDYGPLGVELKNNVKARWWQAMVRERDDVEGLDASILMHPKVWEASGHVSGFSDPLVDCKACKARFRADKIGDAVCPRKPSKKPGEHGDCQLTEPRQFNLMFKTFMGPVEESASTVYLRPETAQGIFVNFLNVQQATRQKVPFGIAQIGKAFRNEITPGNFTFRTREFEQMEMQFFVDPVAAEGKQTDMEWFEYWKAQRMEWHLSLGLTRDRLHFHQHTEQELAHYAKAAFDIEFDFGGSLGFQEIEGVHHRSDFDLGRHQEASGKRLEYVDQVANRKYIPHVVETSVGADRVTLAILVNAMREEAVPGETEGRTVLGFHPALAPIKAGVFPLTKKDGQPEMAEKLAASLRKKFPVFYDDAGAIGRRYRRQDEAGTPFGITIDPESATNDSVTIRFRDDMGQIRVGTGQVAEVIGRYLASDISTAESTKVPAA
- a CDS encoding M13 family metallopeptidase; translated protein: MLFRRFFAAATLAAVLSSVALAQRAQSKPLDRANLDTTCAPCTDFYQFANGSWLGKQTIPPDKSGLGAFGMLGDKNQEVVQHIVDDDAKLVRGGETKAGTNEWKIGTFYMSCLDTVAMEKAGFKPIKAHLDAIAAIKSTDDVVKTFGLRGAGGGGGRGGGGGLAPFSLGPSTDPRNSKMVIVSANQGGLVLNREDYLGTNERAVKRRADYVEHVARTLKLLGENDAQSKASAASILALETSLAKISIPQADMRDPNSTYHKMALAEFGKMTPHLDWARYIKQQGGKNVGDVNVRTPTFFTALDSLLPATGVEDWKAYLRWHATNSAMASLSGAFRAEAFHWQQITSGVLQQESRVKMCAAATSGALGEAVGQDWIKRNFTPEAKARATKMVDNLVSALRDRIKGLDWMSEVTKVQAVAKLDAFLRKIAYPDKWRDYSTLEIKTGSYYDNQKVVGEWNSERSWKRVGHAPDRAEWSMTPPTVNASYSSSLNQIQFPAGILQPPFFDAKADDAVNYGAIGAVIGHEMTHGFDDSGRQFDATGNLRDWWTPEDAAKYKSAAQLVVEQFNGYTVVDDQSHVNGRLTLGENIADLGGLTVAYFAMQKANGNKPKAKIDGFTQEQRFFLAWAQIWRGLQRPEAELQNLKTNPHSPGKWRVDGPLANMPEFKAAFGCKDGDAMVRPELIRARIW